Proteins encoded together in one Halalkaliarchaeum sp. AArc-CO window:
- a CDS encoding YhbY family RNA-binding protein gives MSDRELRKEAHDLDVTVWVGKSGIDAVVDELADQLEDRKLVKVKFLRAARGGTTTEQLAEELAAAVDAELIETRGNTAVYH, from the coding sequence ATGAGCGACCGAGAACTCCGGAAGGAAGCACACGATCTCGACGTGACCGTCTGGGTCGGGAAAAGCGGTATCGACGCTGTCGTGGACGAACTCGCCGACCAACTCGAAGACAGGAAGCTAGTGAAGGTGAAGTTCCTCAGGGCGGCCCGCGGCGGGACGACCACCGAACAGCTCGCAGAAGAGCTCGCAGCCGCCGTCGACGCCGAACTGATCGAGACCCGCGGCAACACGGCGGTGTATCACTGA
- the hisG gene encoding ATP phosphoribosyltransferase — protein MRIAVPNKGRLHEPTMELLERAGLHVERTADRQLYAHTVDPEVTVLFARAADIPEYVRDGAADLGVTGLDQAHESGPVVEAVDDSSRAGARGGDGDRPALVDLVDLGYGRCRLVLAAPEEGDITDVDDVDGRTVATEFPNVTRSFFESRGLSPDIVEVTGATELTPHVEMADAIVDITSTGTTLQVNRLAVIAEVLESSVRLFAREDVLDDPKVTQIATAFESVVAAEGKRYLMMNAPTSRLKEVKDVIPGMGGPTVMDIAGENGEDESGQVAVHAVVDERRVFEVITDLKAVGASDILVTEIERLVE, from the coding sequence ATGCGCATCGCGGTGCCCAACAAGGGCCGCCTACACGAGCCGACGATGGAACTGCTGGAGCGGGCGGGGCTCCACGTCGAACGAACGGCCGACCGACAGCTGTACGCGCACACGGTCGATCCCGAGGTGACGGTACTGTTCGCCCGGGCGGCGGACATCCCCGAGTACGTCCGTGACGGGGCCGCAGACCTGGGTGTTACCGGCCTCGATCAGGCCCACGAATCTGGGCCAGTAGTGGAGGCCGTCGACGACAGCTCCCGGGCTGGCGCCCGGGGCGGGGACGGCGACAGGCCCGCACTCGTCGATCTGGTCGATCTGGGCTACGGACGCTGTCGGCTGGTGCTTGCCGCCCCCGAAGAGGGCGACATCACCGACGTCGACGACGTCGACGGACGCACCGTCGCCACCGAGTTTCCGAACGTCACCCGGTCGTTCTTCGAGTCGCGGGGCCTCTCTCCCGACATCGTCGAGGTGACAGGCGCAACGGAGCTCACCCCGCACGTCGAGATGGCCGACGCGATCGTCGACATCACCTCCACCGGGACGACCCTGCAGGTGAACCGACTCGCCGTGATCGCGGAGGTCCTCGAGAGTTCCGTCCGGCTGTTCGCGAGGGAGGACGTCCTCGACGATCCGAAGGTAACGCAGATCGCAACCGCGTTCGAGTCGGTCGTCGCCGCCGAAGGGAAGCGATATCTGATGATGAACGCCCCCACAAGTCGGCTCAAGGAGGTCAAAGACGTCATCCCCGGAATGGGCGGCCCGACGGTGATGGACATCGCCGGCGAGAACGGGGAAGACGAATCCGGTCAGGTTGCCGTCCACGCCGTCGTCGACGAACGGCGCGTGTTCGAGGTGATTACAGACCTCAAAGCGGTCGGCGCGAGCGACATCCTCGTTACAGAAATCGAACGGCTCGTCGAGTGA
- a CDS encoding zinc-dependent metalloprotease, whose amino-acid sequence MDLYRSVRAVTTASGDGAVDWDGVREAAKAGTRPGSLDLSPAERDGYAADVRAARDRLRSVSDTEFDVPDRLTVQNRHHWIDANVDTFRRVMEPIEAEVETLFPNASRVANTGTMAFTLGFLARHVLGQYDPLLLADDPEEHGLYFVHPNILRVADELDVDYERFRRWIVFHEVAHAAEFGAAPWLPGYLESRLESGVRTLSQGGIDREAFVELDAAMTAVEGYAELLMDRAFDEEYADLREKVDERRNTGGGPIGQLVRRLLGLGLKRRQYERGTRFFETIADDRGLAAAGVVWERPENLPTDAELDRPELWLRRVDPV is encoded by the coding sequence ATGGATCTGTATCGCAGCGTTCGCGCGGTGACTACAGCGTCGGGCGACGGTGCGGTCGACTGGGACGGCGTTCGCGAGGCGGCAAAGGCCGGAACCAGACCGGGATCGCTGGACCTGTCGCCCGCCGAACGCGACGGCTACGCGGCCGACGTTCGGGCCGCCCGCGACCGACTACGGTCGGTGTCGGACACGGAGTTCGACGTTCCGGATCGACTCACCGTCCAGAACAGACACCACTGGATCGACGCGAACGTCGACACGTTCCGCCGAGTGATGGAGCCGATCGAGGCCGAGGTAGAGACGCTGTTCCCGAACGCCTCCCGCGTGGCGAACACGGGGACGATGGCGTTTACCCTCGGCTTTCTCGCCCGTCACGTGCTCGGGCAGTACGATCCGCTGCTTTTGGCCGACGACCCCGAGGAACACGGGCTGTATTTCGTGCATCCGAACATCCTGCGGGTGGCAGACGAGCTCGACGTCGACTACGAGCGGTTCCGACGATGGATCGTCTTTCACGAGGTTGCACACGCCGCGGAGTTCGGCGCCGCCCCCTGGCTGCCGGGCTACCTCGAATCGCGGCTCGAATCCGGCGTCAGAACGCTCTCGCAGGGCGGGATAGACCGCGAGGCGTTCGTCGAACTCGACGCCGCGATGACCGCAGTCGAGGGGTACGCCGAGCTGCTCATGGATCGGGCGTTCGACGAGGAGTACGCCGACCTCAGGGAGAAGGTGGACGAACGCCGGAACACGGGGGGTGGTCCGATCGGTCAGCTGGTTCGGCGGCTGCTCGGCCTGGGCCTCAAGCGACGTCAGTACGAGCGAGGGACGCGATTCTTCGAAACCATCGCCGACGATCGAGGGCTCGCTGCAGCCGGCGTCGTCTGGGAACGCCCGGAGAACTTGCCGACGGACGCAGAGCTGGACCGACCGGAGCTGTGGCTCCGCCGCGTCGATCCCGTCTGA
- the deoC gene encoding deoxyribose-phosphate aldolase, translated as MDRTELAPKVDHTVLGPTTTVDDVERVLAEAEEYGMNACVPPSYVPEAQEIAPSVTLATVIGFPHGHHVTDVKREEAVRAWKDGADELDLVANVGRLKSGHLEAVKNDIAEVVAAVPVPVKVIIEAPLLTDAEKHRAADAVRDADAAMVKTATGFAEGGATLADVELLSEYLPVKASGGIGTYDRALEMLEAGAERIGASSGVEIVTGAPGE; from the coding sequence ATGGACCGAACGGAACTCGCCCCGAAAGTCGATCACACGGTACTGGGCCCGACGACCACCGTCGACGACGTCGAGCGCGTCCTCGCAGAAGCCGAGGAGTACGGGATGAACGCCTGCGTTCCGCCGAGTTACGTTCCGGAGGCCCAGGAAATCGCTCCGTCGGTGACCCTCGCAACGGTGATCGGGTTTCCCCACGGTCACCACGTGACGGACGTGAAACGGGAGGAGGCCGTCCGCGCCTGGAAGGACGGGGCCGACGAGCTGGATCTCGTGGCGAACGTGGGCCGTCTGAAGTCCGGACACCTGGAAGCGGTCAAAAACGACATTGCGGAAGTCGTCGCCGCCGTCCCGGTTCCTGTAAAGGTGATAATCGAAGCGCCGCTGCTCACCGACGCGGAGAAACACCGCGCAGCAGACGCCGTTCGGGACGCCGACGCAGCGATGGTAAAAACCGCGACGGGGTTCGCGGAAGGGGGAGCGACACTCGCGGACGTCGAGCTGCTTTCGGAGTACCTTCCGGTGAAGGCAAGCGGAGGGATCGGAACCTACGACAGGGCGCTTGAGATGCTCGAGGCAGGGGCCGAACGGATCGGTGCCTCCTCGGGCGTCGAGATCGTCACGGGCGCCCCCGGGGAGTGA
- a CDS encoding 30S ribosomal protein S8e, translated as MKDQGRSKRKRTGGRLKTFRNKKRYQLGREPAETTVGEQRLQYIDSRGTGMKVRALSTDVAQVATSDGETVTAEIEDVVENPSNVNYVRRNIITKGAIIQTSEGRARVTSRPGQTGQVNAVLLD; from the coding sequence ATGAAAGATCAGGGACGCTCGAAGCGGAAACGCACGGGCGGACGACTCAAGACGTTCCGAAACAAGAAGCGCTACCAGCTCGGCCGCGAACCCGCCGAAACGACCGTCGGGGAACAGCGTCTCCAGTACATCGACTCCCGGGGAACCGGGATGAAGGTCCGCGCGCTGTCGACGGACGTCGCGCAGGTCGCGACGTCGGACGGCGAAACGGTTACCGCCGAAATCGAGGACGTCGTCGAGAACCCGTCCAACGTCAACTACGTTCGCCGGAACATCATCACGAAGGGCGCGATCATCCAGACCAGCGAGGGACGTGCCCGGGTCACCTCCCGTCCCGGACAGACCGGGCAGGTCAACGCCGTTCTCCTCGACTGA
- a CDS encoding DUF63 family protein — protein MQPVVIATIHSTTYPGQLLLPEGFTLPPLPYLVGLVVALGLVGYGLYVRRPAVEAAVVVAFAPWMAVGSALHVLYVLGTLPPAIAPLAGTPSVYLSVGAIAGGFWLVGVELDRSGVAFGGGNAVVPIVIGASGFAALLAAAGATLAVGAAAGTLQPVWPAIAALLTLPVTAVAWLVLVRIAPGAKRSGAVGVLVVFGHALDGVSTAIGVDVLGFGERTPLSQLILEVGAALPTASLIGSGWLFVLVKLAVAGLVVALFDDFVRESPAEASLLLGLVAAVGLGPGVHNLLLFAVAGV, from the coding sequence ATGCAGCCGGTCGTGATCGCGACGATCCATTCGACGACGTATCCGGGACAGTTGCTGCTCCCGGAGGGGTTCACGTTGCCCCCGCTCCCGTATCTGGTCGGGCTCGTGGTTGCACTCGGGTTGGTCGGCTACGGGCTGTACGTTCGACGCCCCGCCGTCGAGGCGGCCGTCGTGGTGGCGTTTGCGCCGTGGATGGCCGTCGGGTCGGCGCTGCACGTGCTGTACGTCCTCGGCACCCTCCCGCCGGCGATCGCGCCGCTTGCGGGAACGCCCTCCGTGTATCTCTCGGTCGGTGCGATAGCTGGCGGCTTCTGGCTCGTGGGCGTCGAACTGGATCGTTCGGGCGTCGCGTTCGGTGGCGGTAACGCGGTGGTTCCGATCGTCATCGGAGCGTCCGGATTCGCCGCGCTCCTCGCGGCCGCCGGCGCAACCCTCGCCGTCGGCGCCGCGGCCGGAACGCTACAGCCGGTCTGGCCGGCGATTGCCGCACTCTTGACGCTCCCGGTGACTGCCGTCGCCTGGCTCGTACTGGTTCGGATCGCCCCCGGCGCGAAACGCTCCGGCGCGGTCGGCGTGCTGGTGGTGTTCGGTCACGCGCTCGATGGGGTCTCGACGGCCATCGGCGTCGACGTGCTCGGGTTCGGCGAGCGGACGCCGCTGTCACAGCTGATCCTCGAGGTCGGTGCGGCGCTCCCCACGGCGTCGCTTATCGGCTCCGGCTGGCTGTTCGTACTCGTGAAACTGGCCGTCGCCGGGCTGGTCGTCGCTCTCTTCGACGACTTCGTACGGGAGTCGCCTGCGGAGGCGTCCCTCCTGTTGGGCCTCGTCGCCGCCGTCGGCCTGGGGCCTGGAGTACACAACCTCCTGCTTTTCGCCGTCGCCGGCGTTTGA
- a CDS encoding M42 family peptidase — protein sequence MHERRREFLEDLLTTPSPSGFEAAGQRVWCEYVREFADEVRTDAYGNAVAVHEGSEGAHEIAFVGHADEVGYIVRDVTDEGFLRIAPIGGADRTVSKGQHVTIHADEPVPGVIGQTAIHLRDVGEEEYDELEEQHVDIGASDAEAARELVEVGDPVTVSTTVSELHAGRVAARGMDNRVGTWAVAEGLRRAVEADVDATVYAVSTVQEELGLNGARMVGFDLAPEAAVAVDVTHATDSPGVPAKQEGPVELGGGPVVGRGSANHPVLVDLTREAAAEIDLDVQLQAAGIRTGTDADAFFTSRGGIPSLTVSVPNRYMHTPVEVVDTEDLTAVATLLGRIAEAAGDAGEFVVDV from the coding sequence ATGCACGAGAGACGACGAGAGTTCCTGGAGGACCTTCTGACGACACCGAGTCCGTCGGGATTCGAAGCGGCCGGACAACGAGTCTGGTGTGAGTACGTCCGCGAATTCGCCGACGAGGTCCGAACTGACGCCTACGGTAATGCGGTTGCAGTCCACGAGGGGAGCGAGGGCGCCCACGAGATCGCGTTCGTGGGCCACGCCGACGAGGTCGGGTACATCGTTCGGGACGTCACCGACGAGGGATTCCTGCGCATCGCCCCGATCGGCGGTGCGGATCGGACCGTCTCGAAAGGGCAACACGTGACGATCCACGCAGACGAGCCCGTCCCGGGCGTGATCGGACAGACGGCGATCCACCTGCGCGACGTCGGCGAGGAAGAGTACGACGAACTCGAAGAACAGCACGTCGACATCGGCGCAAGCGACGCCGAAGCCGCCCGCGAGCTCGTCGAGGTGGGCGACCCCGTGACGGTTTCCACGACCGTCTCGGAGCTTCACGCCGGCCGGGTGGCTGCACGCGGCATGGACAACCGCGTCGGGACGTGGGCCGTCGCCGAAGGACTGCGCCGCGCGGTCGAGGCGGACGTCGACGCGACAGTGTATGCAGTGTCGACGGTTCAAGAAGAGCTCGGGCTCAACGGGGCGAGAATGGTCGGGTTCGATCTCGCACCGGAGGCCGCCGTCGCAGTCGACGTCACCCACGCGACCGACTCGCCCGGCGTCCCCGCGAAACAGGAGGGGCCGGTGGAGCTGGGGGGCGGGCCGGTCGTCGGCAGGGGAAGCGCGAACCATCCAGTGCTCGTAGATCTCACACGGGAGGCCGCAGCGGAGATCGACCTCGACGTCCAGCTCCAGGCGGCGGGGATCCGAACCGGAACCGACGCCGACGCGTTCTTCACCAGCCGTGGCGGGATCCCGTCGCTCACCGTGAGCGTTCCGAACCGGTACATGCACACGCCCGTCGAGGTAGTCGACACGGAGGACCTCACGGCTGTCGCGACGCTTCTCGGCAGGATCGCAGAGGCAGCTGGCGACGCAGGCGAGTTCGTCGTGGACGTCTGA
- a CDS encoding 50S ribosomal protein L11, with amino-acid sequence MAGTIQALVPGGQATPGPPLGPELGPTPVDVQAVVEEINEQTAAFDGMEVPVTVEYEDDGSFTIDVGVPPTAELIKDEAGFETGSGEPQSDFVADLSIEQVKKIAEQKQSDLLSYDLKNAAKEIGGTCVTLGVTIEGEDARTFDDRVDAGEYDDVLAE; translated from the coding sequence ATGGCTGGAACTATCCAGGCGCTCGTCCCTGGCGGGCAGGCCACGCCGGGCCCGCCGCTCGGTCCCGAACTGGGGCCGACGCCGGTGGACGTGCAGGCCGTCGTAGAGGAGATCAACGAACAGACCGCCGCGTTCGACGGAATGGAGGTGCCGGTTACCGTCGAGTACGAGGACGACGGCTCGTTCACGATCGACGTCGGCGTCCCGCCGACCGCAGAGCTGATCAAAGACGAGGCGGGCTTCGAGACCGGCTCCGGCGAGCCGCAGTCCGACTTCGTCGCGGACCTCTCGATCGAACAGGTCAAAAAGATCGCCGAGCAGAAGCAGTCGGACCTGCTGTCGTACGACCTGAAAAACGCCGCCAAGGAGATCGGCGGCACCTGCGTCACCCTCGGTGTCACCATCGAGGGGGAGGACGCCCGCACCTTCGACGACCGCGTCGACGCCGGCGAGTACGACGACGTTCTCGCCGAGTAG
- a CDS encoding TATA-box-binding protein — protein MTNPKDTINIENVVASTGIGQELDLQSVAMDLEGADYDPEQFPGLVYRTQNPKSAALIFRSGKIVCTGAKSTADVHESLNIVFDKLRELEIPVDEEPEITVQNIVTSADLGTSLNLNAIAIGLGLENIEYEPEQFPGLVYRLEEPEVVALLFGSGKLVITGGKEPADAEAAVDVITERLEELGLLG, from the coding sequence ATGACCAATCCCAAGGATACGATCAACATTGAGAACGTCGTCGCCTCCACGGGCATCGGCCAGGAGCTCGACCTCCAGAGCGTCGCCATGGACCTCGAGGGCGCCGACTACGACCCCGAACAGTTCCCCGGGCTGGTCTACCGGACACAGAATCCCAAGTCGGCCGCGCTGATCTTCCGGTCGGGGAAGATCGTCTGTACGGGAGCGAAGTCGACTGCGGACGTCCACGAGAGCCTCAACATCGTCTTCGACAAGCTCCGCGAACTGGAAATCCCCGTCGACGAGGAGCCCGAAATCACCGTCCAGAACATCGTCACGAGCGCCGATCTGGGGACGAGCCTCAACCTCAACGCGATCGCGATCGGACTCGGGCTCGAGAACATCGAGTACGAGCCCGAACAGTTCCCGGGACTGGTCTATCGCCTCGAGGAGCCCGAAGTCGTTGCGCTGCTTTTCGGCTCCGGCAAACTCGTGATAACCGGCGGCAAGGAGCCTGCCGACGCCGAGGCCGCGGTCGACGTCATTACCGAACGACTCGAGGAACTCGGCCTGCTCGGCTGA
- a CDS encoding threonine synthase, whose amino-acid sequence MRTTDAFVGLVCLDCGTQFDPETTTHRCPECDGILDPRYDLEAVELAPDTLSDRRDDSMYRYAELLPFPPETAVSLGEGTTPLVECPSLADAMGVGRVLIKDEGQNPTGTFKDRGQSLAVTAAREHGADAIALNSAGNAGQAAAAYAARAGMDAHVFLPERAGFVQKAMVEIHGGKLHVADPIDGDSEIGDAGEAYAAAMDEDNWYSTKTFVTPYRHEGKKTMALEILEELDWERPDAVVYPTGGGVGLVGMHKAARELRDLGWIDDLPPLYAAQASGCAPLVDAYEAGREEHELVEDVDTVCNGIAIPDPGASRQILAAIRESDGGAVSTDDAEILEAAIEVARTEGVEIGATCAAAASGAFELANRGEFGDDDTVVLLNTGAGNKDAATLRSQLGDRSP is encoded by the coding sequence ATGCGAACGACCGACGCGTTCGTCGGCCTCGTGTGTCTCGACTGTGGGACGCAGTTCGATCCCGAAACCACGACCCACCGCTGCCCCGAATGCGATGGGATCCTCGACCCTCGGTACGACCTCGAGGCGGTCGAACTCGCGCCCGACACGCTTTCCGACCGGCGGGATGATTCGATGTATCGGTACGCGGAGCTACTCCCGTTTCCACCCGAGACCGCAGTCAGCCTGGGCGAGGGAACGACGCCGCTTGTCGAGTGTCCCTCCCTCGCGGACGCGATGGGCGTCGGTCGGGTGCTGATAAAAGACGAGGGGCAGAACCCGACGGGAACGTTCAAGGACCGCGGCCAGTCGCTCGCGGTGACCGCCGCGCGCGAGCACGGCGCCGACGCGATCGCGCTCAACTCGGCGGGCAACGCCGGTCAGGCGGCGGCCGCCTACGCCGCCCGTGCGGGGATGGACGCACACGTGTTCCTCCCGGAGCGGGCCGGATTCGTCCAGAAGGCGATGGTGGAGATTCACGGCGGGAAGCTGCACGTCGCCGATCCGATCGATGGAGACTCAGAGATCGGCGACGCAGGGGAGGCGTACGCGGCAGCGATGGACGAAGATAACTGGTACTCGACGAAGACGTTCGTGACGCCGTACCGCCACGAGGGGAAAAAGACGATGGCGCTCGAAATCCTCGAGGAGCTCGACTGGGAACGTCCGGACGCGGTCGTCTACCCGACCGGAGGTGGCGTCGGACTCGTCGGTATGCACAAGGCCGCCAGAGAGCTTCGCGACCTCGGCTGGATCGACGATCTGCCGCCGCTGTACGCTGCCCAGGCGAGCGGCTGCGCCCCGCTCGTCGACGCGTACGAAGCCGGGCGCGAGGAACACGAACTAGTCGAGGATGTGGACACGGTCTGTAACGGGATCGCGATCCCCGATCCCGGCGCGAGCCGACAGATCCTGGCTGCGATCCGCGAAAGCGACGGCGGTGCAGTGTCGACAGACGACGCGGAGATCCTCGAGGCGGCAATCGAGGTCGCCCGGACGGAGGGTGTCGAGATCGGGGCGACCTGTGCCGCCGCCGCGAGCGGGGCGTTCGAGCTGGCAAATCGGGGAGAGTTCGGAGACGACGACACCGTCGTCCTGTTGAACACCGGCGCCGGGAACAAGGACGCCGCGACGCTGCGATCACAGCTCGGCGACCGGTCGCCGTAG
- a CDS encoding CBS domain-containing protein gives MYARDLMTTDVQTVSPDDDVADVLGRLAKASFNGFPVVDDDGVVVGIVTQTDLVSLFQTKDRTLWIPVGFPPFVDMLTYAVDVSWDEIDLGVDLLRNADKPVSAVMTEEVITVGPGTELAEIVDLLADDQRDINRLPVVGEDGKLVGIVARQDVLRALRDERVFEDKV, from the coding sequence ATGTACGCTCGCGATCTCATGACGACCGACGTGCAGACGGTCTCGCCGGACGACGACGTCGCCGACGTGCTCGGCCGGCTGGCGAAAGCGAGTTTCAACGGGTTCCCCGTCGTCGACGACGACGGCGTCGTCGTGGGAATCGTCACGCAGACGGACCTCGTAAGCCTTTTTCAGACCAAGGATCGGACGCTGTGGATTCCGGTGGGCTTTCCGCCGTTCGTCGACATGCTGACGTACGCGGTCGACGTCTCCTGGGACGAGATAGACCTCGGCGTCGACCTCCTGCGAAACGCGGACAAGCCGGTCTCTGCAGTGATGACGGAGGAGGTGATCACGGTCGGTCCCGGGACGGAGCTTGCCGAGATCGTCGACCTCCTCGCGGACGATCAGCGGGACATCAACCGGCTCCCGGTGGTCGGCGAGGACGGCAAGCTCGTCGGGATCGTGGCCAGACAGGACGTCCTCCGGGCGCTGCGGGACGAGCGCGTTTTCGAAGACAAAGTGTGA
- a CDS encoding TIGR01177 family methyltransferase — protein MYGLELAGEQDAFAVYEAKSAAAGVELVAPGLATAGSITDRVETLAYTRRAIELLGRTDADVESARALLRAAPIEREGTVAVRARDVRGSSGISTQRAQRELGSVLVDRGFAVDLEEPDHVLYVLFSSGEVEADEIALGRVPDVVGDSLDVCLVGWLAAESTRDFTERKPTDRPFFQPGSMAPIDARAYVNVAGAGPGRFVVDPMCGTGGLLIEGGLVGARVLGVDVQEKMVRGTKRNLESYLSDSASSTTSVEFGVVRGDATALPLCDSDDTGTQTGTQTDTDTVDAVVFDAPYGRQSKIARHELAELVEGALAEAKRVCRSDGRTVLVADRSWREAAISAGWEVDAVFCRPVHRSLDRYVHVLTGAAEPGRENSP, from the coding sequence GTGTACGGGCTGGAACTCGCCGGAGAACAGGACGCCTTCGCGGTGTACGAGGCGAAAAGCGCCGCCGCCGGGGTCGAGCTGGTGGCGCCGGGGTTGGCGACCGCCGGATCGATAACCGACCGCGTCGAAACGCTCGCGTACACCCGACGCGCGATCGAGTTGCTCGGACGGACGGACGCCGACGTCGAGAGCGCCCGGGCGCTGTTGCGGGCGGCACCGATCGAACGCGAGGGAACGGTCGCGGTGCGTGCCCGCGACGTGAGGGGATCCTCCGGGATCTCCACACAGCGGGCACAGCGGGAGCTGGGGAGCGTGCTCGTCGACCGCGGGTTCGCCGTCGATCTCGAGGAGCCGGATCACGTGCTTTACGTCCTCTTTTCGTCGGGGGAGGTCGAGGCCGACGAAATCGCGCTCGGGCGGGTCCCCGACGTCGTCGGGGATTCACTCGACGTCTGTCTCGTCGGCTGGCTGGCGGCCGAATCGACGCGGGACTTCACCGAACGGAAGCCGACTGACAGGCCGTTCTTCCAGCCGGGGAGTATGGCCCCGATCGACGCCCGGGCGTACGTCAACGTCGCCGGCGCGGGCCCCGGACGGTTCGTGGTGGACCCGATGTGTGGAACCGGCGGATTGCTGATCGAAGGCGGACTCGTGGGGGCTCGCGTGCTGGGGGTGGACGTCCAGGAGAAGATGGTTCGCGGCACGAAGCGGAACCTCGAATCGTATCTTTCGGATTCCGCGTCGTCGACCACCTCGGTCGAGTTCGGCGTCGTCCGGGGTGACGCGACGGCGCTGCCACTGTGTGATTCCGACGACACCGGCACCCAGACCGGCACCCAGACCGACACCGACACCGTCGATGCGGTCGTCTTCGACGCCCCGTACGGCAGGCAGTCGAAGATCGCCCGCCACGAACTCGCCGAACTCGTCGAGGGGGCACTCGCGGAGGCGAAACGCGTCTGTCGTTCGGACGGCCGAACCGTCCTCGTCGCGGATCGATCGTGGCGCGAGGCCGCGATCTCCGCCGGCTGGGAGGTCGATGCCGTGTTTTGCCGTCCGGTCCATCGATCCCTCGACCGGTACGTGCACGTACTGACGGGGGCCGCCGAACCGGGACGGGAAAACTCGCCGTAG
- a CDS encoding mechanosensitive ion channel family protein, whose amino-acid sequence MQIEPLQNVLAEYVGEDLAGTLTSAGVFLVVLFAFYVLDKTVVSPLFERLFERRELEPHARSPLSKIVSIVVLFVGISVAFGFAGYGNFLQSLATIAAAATLAVGFALQNVIRNFVAGVFIFTDKPFKIGDWIIWGDNDGVVEDISFRVTRVRTFDNELLTVPNSELTDNVIKNPVAKETLRLKFVFGIDYEDDIDHATELILEEASDHPDILEEPAPSVRLTELADSAVGLQARVWIANPSRSDFVRTRGEFATNVKKRFDAEDITIPFPQRTVSGRGAWEQPTSLSDE is encoded by the coding sequence TTGCAGATCGAACCGCTCCAGAACGTGCTCGCGGAGTACGTCGGCGAGGATCTCGCGGGGACGCTCACCAGTGCAGGGGTGTTTCTGGTCGTCCTGTTCGCCTTTTACGTCCTGGACAAGACGGTCGTCAGCCCGCTTTTCGAACGGCTGTTCGAACGCCGGGAGCTGGAACCACACGCCAGAAGTCCGTTGAGCAAGATCGTCTCGATCGTCGTCCTGTTCGTCGGGATCAGCGTCGCGTTCGGGTTTGCGGGCTACGGTAACTTTCTGCAGTCGCTGGCCACGATCGCCGCCGCAGCCACCCTCGCTGTCGGCTTCGCGTTGCAAAACGTCATCCGGAACTTCGTGGCGGGCGTGTTCATCTTCACTGACAAGCCGTTCAAGATCGGCGACTGGATCATCTGGGGGGACAACGACGGCGTCGTCGAGGACATCTCGTTTCGGGTGACCCGCGTCCGGACGTTCGACAACGAGCTGCTCACCGTCCCCAACTCGGAGCTGACCGACAACGTGATCAAAAACCCCGTCGCGAAGGAGACGCTCCGTCTCAAGTTCGTGTTCGGCATCGACTACGAGGACGACATCGATCACGCGACGGAGCTCATCCTCGAGGAAGCCTCCGACCATCCGGACATCCTGGAAGAGCCGGCCCCCTCCGTTCGGCTCACGGAGCTTGCAGACTCGGCGGTCGGGCTCCAGGCCCGCGTGTGGATCGCGAACCCGTCCCGATCCGACTTCGTCAGGACCCGTGGCGAGTTCGCCACGAACGTGAAAAAGCGGTTCGACGCGGAGGACATCACGATCCCGTTCCCCCAGCGCACCGTTTCCGGACGCGGGGCGTGGGAACAGCCCACCTCCCTGTCGGACGAGTAG